CCCTTGTGGTGATCTATGGCATGGTGTACTCTGTGTCAATTCCAATGTAACTGGAATGTAAGATTTCCTTCTGTTTTTTTTTGCTTGTGTTTCTCACATGGTTTGAATACTTTATAAtagatttcttttctttttttggcagAGTACTAAATGATTCAAATTTGGGAGGTGAATTAAGTGAGGGCATAGGAAGCTTTGCTTCAATCATACAAATGTTGGTACCATCTTTATCTTCATCATTGCATTGATTTAACTTATGTTGCTGAAATTTGCCTTGTCATTTGGTTCTGTGCACTTTGCCCTTCCCTGCATCATTTGACACCTCTATTACATTGTTTAATTCTATGGCTTTAGTTAACTGCTACGTATTAAATGTCTACGCTTTGTGTTATGATCAAACCAGAGATCTCAGCAACAACCATATTGGAGGCAGTATACCATCCAATTTGCCTGTCACCCTCAAAACCTTGTAAGTTAATAATCTTTGTCCTTACTGAGCTTCTTCACCACTTTATAAGTTATTTGCTCCACATACATCCACATTTTTAATCCTATTATGGTATTTGTGTATATACAGGTCTCTCTCTGGTAACCAGCTTACTGGGAGCATTCCAGACAACATATCCTCGTTAGGGCAATTAACAGACTTGTGAGTTATAGTTGACTTATCTTAATATACTTTTTCTATGACCATGCTTTTGTTGTCATTACATTTAATTCCTTCCTTGTAGGTCGTTGAACAACAATCATCTCAATGGAGTCATTCCAGATGCCTTTCTGCAACTTAAGACTTTGATTAACATGTACTCATACTTCTTTTAGCTTTTTACCTTTTCTCAGCGATGAAGCTCCTTTTCTTGGTGTTGTTTGTATTTATGGCTTCATGCTCTTATTTTGCAGGGACTTATCTGGGAACAGTTTAAGTGGTCAGCTGCCTCCTTCAGTGGGGACTTTGTCGTCACTTACTACCTTGTATGTATTTCTCCTTGTTGGTATGATAATTAGGGAAATATTAGGAAATGAAACTACTTTTCTGGCTATGAGGAATGAGTGCTTTCCTCTCTCTAGACACTGAATAGAAGTTCAAATAAGTCCTTAATTCCTTCAGAAATTTAACATAAGTTCTGCTCATACATAATTTAAACTGATAAGTTTTGTAAAGATAAATATAGTTTTTGACATTTCATTGCATATGTAACTATTGTATGGTTGTGCTGAATGTTGGTTTGTCAAGATGTGTTTTCTGTGAACAAGCTAGAGGAATGATATTTGAGGATAATACTTCACAAAGTTGATTAATTTTGTCTAGAATCTCAATTTGCAACCATTCAACTTAATATACTTGGATGGTAAAGGGATGTTAACATAATTTCTCAACTAGACTTGTGAATATACTTGTATTTATGGTGAATTGTGATACTctagttttgatttttgaatacATACTTTTGGCTCTATGCAGACACTTACAGAACAATCAGCTTTCTGGGATCCTTGACGTTTTGCAAGATCTTGCTCTAACGGATTTGTAATCTCCTGGACTAATAAATTTTCCATCATTATAGATAATGTCATCAACTATGTCATTTTCTGCTCAATGTGTGCTTAAATTTGGTCACTTTCTTGTTCTGCAGAAACATAGAGAATAATTTGTTCTCTGGGCCTATACCACCAAAATTGTTGAGCATCCCGACCTTCAGGTAAAAACCTAGGAATTTTTTTGCCCTCTTTAGTTTGGGTTTTCTTTTAAGCTGATGAAATCCATTTTATTCTATCTTCAACTTCTGTAATATGAACTGGAGTATCTTATTTCTCCTTGTTTTAATTTGGCTTCATCTCTCTGTGTACTTCCATCAATTTAAAATTGGATAAGCATTGGTCACTGTGGTAATGGGACAATGTgacttaaaaaatttaaaacaaaagggaGTTGTCTCTTGGGCTAGAGATTGCACTATTTAGATCTAATTTAATTGCCAATTGTGCTTGCAATGAATATTTATGGGAAGCCAGTATAACTGTTGTTTCTAATAAACTTGACACCATTCCATGAGCTGACCATGAAAATGTTGGTTTTACAAGTTTTAGTTTCTATAACTTTGTCATGCATcgatctgataaataaatcagtACACTGGCTGATAAATGGGTAAAGTAGCAAACTTGAAGATATGGCATGTAAAGATATTACTAAATAGTATGGTCTTTTTGAATGAAGACTGCATAGTACACCTTATGAACCAGTTCTTTACTCCATCAATCAACCATCCTCAATCCCAAATTAATTGTGGatggctatatgaatcctcttTATCCGTTCTACCTTGTGCATCATCCTACATGTCACTCTTAACTTTATCTAAAATTCTATTTTGTGCAAGATTGATAATAGATATTTAGTTGGTGTTTGTTGTGAAAGCTCTTTTGGAGTTCTTTTAAAGACCTTATTGAAACCATGTTTGCTTAAGTTcttataagaaaattttcatttcatcAATGAAGAAGGGGGTTTGAGGgattttcattaaaaaacaaTTCTTCTTCCACTTATAAAAGTGCTCACAAATCTTCAAAAGATCAACTGTGTAAACACATTTGTTTTGCACATCTACAAAAATATTTCTCCAGAACCATTTGATTGgttaaaatgaaattacaatGGATAACCAATCAACATGATGCATTTTTGTGATAGACTAGCCTTAGTCATGGCCTCAATTGTTTAGTTGATACTCTTTGGGGGAAGCGAACTATGGTAgtcttttcttcttcatgaaAGGTTCATTTGTATACTTATAAATTTTGTTGCCTTACATGGTGAAATCTATGTTTTTTATCAGACGTGCAGGGAATCCTTTTAATACTACTATCATCCCTTCACCACCCATGATATCGCCTTCTCCAGCACCATTTGCGCTTTCTCCAGATTTAGCCCCTTCACTGCCATATATTGTACCTCCAGGACAGGAATTACAGCCCTCTGGAAGGCAAAAGAGTAGTAATTCAACCAAACATGTCAAATTGATTGCTATAGCCGGATTAGTATCCCTTGTCATACTTGGATTGGGTGTTTGCCTATTGATGTCACGATTctgcaaaagaagaagagagaccCAAAAAGAAACCAAGAGACATGAAACATATGATCATAGTTTGCCTAAGGTCAAGGGTAACCCTAAACATGATCAATCCCTGCAAAAACCATATTATGATGCAGAAAAAGGTAAATAGTTCATATGTGTACTTTCTTCTTATAGATTTATGTTTATCGTCAGTTACCTGTTGTTTTTAATGGCATTATGATGACAAAATGGATATGTCCAAAAGAAGCAGGTTTGAGGCCAGTGGCTGGAAATGGGAAAGCTCAGGGTAGGAACATGTCAATGAATACTTCAGAGGCTGTGCAGCAGAAAGACGTGAAGAGCACTATATCATATACAGACGATGAGCTGGGCTCGGAGATGGAGTCAATGATATCGGATGTTCTTCCACCACCGCCACCACCTTTTCTTCAAACTCTTTCTGCTGAGAGGATGGTTGTAAATCCAATTGTTCCCCCAATTACCTCAGGCAAGCATGCTATGAAGAATGTAAACTCTGCAGAGTTCTTCACCATTGCCTCTCTTCAGCAGTATACAAATAGCTTTTCTCAAGATAATCTTATTGGAGGAGGCATGCTTGGAACAGTCTACAGAGCTGAGTCTCCCAAAAAAGTAAGCATCTTTATTTTCACGAGCTTCAAATCAGTAAATACTGTGTGCTTGCATGCATTGTGACTGCATCAGTACCACATCTTGAGCTTCATTTCACTTTTTTAAAGGTGGAaattacttgttatttttttattaaaagcaTGGTTTTCTGTGACAGACATTATATCTATTTTACATTGAACTTGTAGATGTTTTGTGGGTCTGTAATGTTTGACTCTAGTTTTGCATAATAGAAGTAGTCCAACCTTGTAGATGGCAACAGTTTCCATTAGTAGACTGTAGATATACCTGACATGCCTCCTGATTCATTAAATTAGTTTCCTGTTTTCCCAATAACCACTTGTACTTGTCATGTTTGTATATAACCTATTTAGTTGCCGTACAAGGGTAGAAGGTGCTGAGACTTTGCTATTTCTTGATGCTTTTGTTTTGTTAGCTATTGGCGGTCAAGAAACTAGACACTGCTATGACCAAGCGTCAAAGTGATCAAGAATTTGTTGAAATGGTTTCCAATATCTCTAAACTTCAGCATGAAAACATTGTCAAACTTGTGGGTTACTGTTCAGAGCATGGACAACGGTTGCTTGTCTACGAGTATTGTAGAAATGGTACCCTCCACGAAGCATTGCACTTAGATGATCAGATCCACAGAAAACTTTCCTGGAGTACACGTGTACGCATTGCACTTCAAGCAGCAAGAGCATTAGAGTAAGTACGAAAAAAAGCTGAATGATATTAGTTTATAAGTGCTTGTAACTTGTTTTAATGAATTGTGAtggttaaataaattataaattggcTGTTAAAGTCAGCTCTGCGTGTTTCCCGGGCTTAATGTTTGCTACACCACAATTAATTTTGTAGTTTTATCCTTAGCTTGTAACCGTTTAGAGATTGAGTTGCTTCCTGTTTCACTGAAAGGTACTTGCATGAAGTTTGTCAACCACCTATTGTCCACCTGAACTTCAAGTCCACTAATGTTCTCCTTGATGATGAACTTGCTGTACATATGTCAGATTGTGGTTTGGCACCTCTGATGTCATCTGATTCCATAAGACAGGTAATCCCTTCAATCCTCAGACTAGAAACAAGAATAACAGGAGATTTGACTTGCAAACTGTAGTTATTCTGAATTCGTAATGGGAAAATTTATCCTTTTGGACTGTGATCTTCATTGAACTTGTAAACACTtccttcttaacttctagaaaCTGCATCATTATTCATTAGTATGAAAACTAGGTGCCAATTGGCTGCTAAAAATTGGTGCATTCTGTTTAGAAATGGTTGTTTGTTTCTATTTCGAGGGGATAAAAATGAAAGGACAAGACCTGGTatttctgctaattttggttTGCATCAAAAAGCTGTCCATCTCATATTGCATTTATCGATGAATAAAGTGTTGATAACTTCAGTATAAATTTCAGTTGCAAGGATCCGGCTATGGTGCTCCTGAACTTGAATTGGGAAACTATACTTGTCAGAGTGATGTTTATAGCTTTGGAGTTGTTATGCTAGAACTTCTCACAGGAAGACAATCTTACGACAGGTTAATTTCTTTTCTGACAGATATATTTTAACACCTTGCTAGTTGTTATTGTTGCAACTACatatttttctgaaattatACGACTCCCGACTTTGAGCCCATTAAAACATGATTTCCAGGTCCCGGCCTAGAGGGGAGCAGTTACTGGTTCGATGGGCTATTCCACGGCTGCATGATATAGATGCATTATCAAGAATGGTTGATCCTTCCCTAAATGGTTGTTATCCATCCAAGTCTTTGTCTCGGTTTGCTGACATAATTTCCTTGTGTATTCAGGTTAGTCTCTTCCTTTACATTTTCCTCATAGCTCTTTCATGAAGTGTAAAGTCCCACTTACAGTTTTGAGTTACCGCGTGTGAGAAACTTTACTGGTTATTCTTCATAAAATGAGACTTTAATCCAGTTAAATTCCAGGGTTTTGGTAAATGTCTGTTTTGGATAAACCTACTTAACCATAGGCTGCATGTCCAACAAGAAAACAAACTCTACATTTGAGCTATTTAGGCTCAAGTAAATTTTAGAATCAACTCAGTCTAGGGAGAGAAGAGGTACTTTGTTAGTAAATTCGCCATTCTGCTATAGCTAAAAAACACACACATAATGTTTGGACTGATGTTTTTCGAGCTGTCGCCTTTCATACTTTTCTCATGTCCTCCTACTTTTTTGTTGGGCAGTCGGAACCTGAATTCAGGCCACCAATGTCCGAAATCGTGCAGAATCTTCTGCAGATGATCTAAAGATATCATCAAGACTGAGTCTTTTAGCATAGATGGCAAGGATTCAAGGAGAAATCTTTACACAACATTTTCATTAAGCTCAAATATTGTGTGCTAACATGA
The Solanum stenotomum isolate F172 chromosome 12, ASM1918654v1, whole genome shotgun sequence DNA segment above includes these coding regions:
- the LOC125848228 gene encoding protein STRUBBELIG-RECEPTOR FAMILY 3-like, which encodes MIGHKMCGLYMKILFVFAVFAVQNCQGFTDPRDVFAINSLYTSLGYPLLPGWVPYGLDPCGDLWHGVLCVNSNVTGIVLNDSNLGGELSEGIGSFASIIQIDLSNNHIGGSIPSNLPVTLKTLSLSGNQLTGSIPDNISSLGQLTDLSLNNNHLNGVIPDAFLQLKTLINMDLSGNSLSGQLPPSVGTLSSLTTLHLQNNQLSGILDVLQDLALTDLNIENNLFSGPIPPKLLSIPTFRRAGNPFNTTIIPSPPMISPSPAPFALSPDLAPSLPYIVPPGQELQPSGRQKSSNSTKHVKLIAIAGLVSLVILGLGVCLLMSRFCKRRRETQKETKRHETYDHSLPKVKGNPKHDQSLQKPYYDAEKEAGLRPVAGNGKAQGRNMSMNTSEAVQQKDVKSTISYTDDELGSEMESMISDVLPPPPPPFLQTLSAERMVVNPIVPPITSGKHAMKNVNSAEFFTIASLQQYTNSFSQDNLIGGGMLGTVYRAESPKKLLAVKKLDTAMTKRQSDQEFVEMVSNISKLQHENIVKLVGYCSEHGQRLLVYEYCRNGTLHEALHLDDQIHRKLSWSTRVRIALQAARALEYLHEVCQPPIVHLNFKSTNVLLDDELAVHMSDCGLAPLMSSDSIRQLQGSGYGAPELELGNYTCQSDVYSFGVVMLELLTGRQSYDRSRPRGEQLLVRWAIPRLHDIDALSRMVDPSLNGCYPSKSLSRFADIISLCIQSEPEFRPPMSEIVQNLLQMI